Genomic segment of Candidatus Omnitrophota bacterium:
TTCGGAAGGTAAAATAGAATATAAATTTGTGGGCGATATACTGGTAAACGGCCTCACGAAATTGCAGCTTAAGGACCGCGTTACGGAGATACTCTCAGAATACCTCATAGCGCCCGAAGTGGATGTGACGATTGCCGCTTATATGAGCAAGGTCTATTATGTGGTAGGTGATGTCAACCATCCCGGCAAATTCTATATGAGGGGCAATACCATGAGCATAAGGGAAGCGCTGGTTGAAGCGTCTTTGCCAAATCAGGCAGCGGCAATGAGAAGGTGCCGGCTTATCACGCCCAATGCGACCGGAAGAAACAATTACATAGATGTAGATGTATATACCTTATTATATGAAGGCGACCTTAGGCAGAATTTCGAAATGAAACCCGGCGATGTCCTTTATGTGCCTGCGACAGTTATAGCCAAGATGATACGCATAATATCGCCCGTTACAGATTTTACGGCCAAGACAGCCGGAACAGCGGTTGGCGCAGCCGCCAACGCGATGGTATTTATACCGTAAAAGGAGACTCTAATGAACAATCAAGCAATTATCGAAAAACAGCCGCTGGATTACATAAAGATATTCTTCAGGAGAAAATGGCTCATTGTACTGCCCACAGTAATAGGCATATGCCTGGGGG
This window contains:
- a CDS encoding polysaccharide biosynthesis/export family protein produces the protein MADKRLTITEVAKSVGVTPRTIMRWEKSGKIKKQRRDWRGWRFYTEEDIGAIKEFVDSAYEYDSENGMLVNASKRILMFILIPSVFIATFLCDFVSAEEAATNFAPVKRNAAVVETPTTVNIDLNALPAVTQPAITSTVTEDVKYTLGPNDIVAIEVRRHPEFSGQYTITSEGKIEYKFVGDILVNGLTKLQLKDRVTEILSEYLIAPEVDVTIAAYMSKVYYVVGDVNHPGKFYMRGNTMSIREALVEASLPNQAAAMRRCRLITPNATGRNNYIDVDVYTLLYEGDLRQNFEMKPGDVLYVPATVIAKMIRIISPVTDFTAKTAGTAVGAAANAMVFIP